A single window of Cheilinus undulatus linkage group 12, ASM1832078v1, whole genome shotgun sequence DNA harbors:
- the LOC121518325 gene encoding spectrin family protein isoform X4 produces the protein MEWEHREREPCLSPAAFVNQVQYSNILEGRFKQLQDEREAVQKKTFTKWVNSHLGRVTCRIGDLYTDLRDGRMLIRLLEVLSGEQLPKPTKGRMRIHCLENVDKALQFLKEQKVHLENMGSHDIVDGNHRLTLGLIWTIILRFQIQDISVETEDNKEKKSAKDALLLWCQMKTAGYPNVNIHNFTTSWRDGLAFNAIVHKHRPDLIEFDNLKRSNAHYNLQNAFNVAEKELGLTKLLDPEDVNVDQPDEKSIITYVATYYHYFSKMKALAVEGKRIGKVLDYAIEADQLIDKYETLASELLQWIEQTIVTLNDRQLANSLSAVQNQLQAFNSYRTVEKPPKFTEKGNLEVLLFTIQSKMRANNQKVYMPREGKLISDINKAWERLEKAEHERELALRNELIRQEKLEMLAARFDRKAAMRETWLSENQRLVSQDNFGTDLGAVEAATRKHEAIETDIGAYWERVAAVEAVAKELEAEGYHDVRRILARRDNVLRLWEYLKELLAARRERLNAHRDLQRLFQEMRYIMDWMADMKSRLQSPDSGKHLHDVLDLLQKHTLVEADISAQAERIKGVQAAAQRFTSYEQAYKPCEPGLVSEKVEQLGQAYEELGHLAAKRRERLEDSRRLWQFMWDLGEEAAWIREQEQILASGDCGRDLTSALHLLSKHEAFRDEMAARYGPLSNSIAVGEALVKEGHFGAPEVTERIKDIRAQWAHLEETTKLREQNLKEAVALHQFQTDANDMEAWIMETLRQVSSQEVGHDEFSTQTLARKQREIEEEIQSHHPLIDSLHEQAQALPQAYVHFPEVEGRLPAIEQRYEELESLSAARRQALEGALALYRMFSEAGACQLWVEEKEQWLYGMEIPTKLEDLEVVQQRFETLEPEMNNISTRVTDVNQVAQQLLSSDNCNKDQINQTRDQLNNRWKEFEKLAGQKKQSLESALNIQNYHLECNEIQTWMKEKTKVIESTQGLGNDLAGVMALQRKLTGMERDLEAIQGKLDDLRKEAEKLAKEHPEQAAEIQGRLAEIQEVWEELNATMKRREESLGEASKLQGFLRDLDDFQSWLSRTQTAVASEDIPTSLPEAESLLAQHESIKNEVDNYKEDYEKMRAVGEEVTQGQTDAQHMFLAQRLQALDTGWHELRRMWENRHSLLAQAFDFQTFLRDAKQAEAFLNSQEYVLSHTEMPTSLQGAEEAIKKHEDFLTTTEASEEKITGVVEAGRRLINDSNANSDKIQEKVDSIQERHLKNKKAANELLAKLKDNRELQHFLQDGQELTLWINEKMLTAQDMSYDEARNLHSKWQKHQAFMAELASNKDWLDKIDKEGQALVAEKPELKPVVQQTLEDLQRQWEELEGTTRTKAQCLFDANRAELFTQSCSALDVWLKNLEGQLQSDDYGKDLTSVNILLKKHQMLEHQMEVREKEVQSLQSQALALTQEDAGLAEVDGQQRRVTDNFSGLQEPLKMRRQRLLASKEAHQFNRDLEDEILWVKERMPLATSTDHGKDLPTVQLLIKKNQTLQKEIQGHQPRIDDIHRRGKTQSQVDGERQSVLEERLVELRHLWDQLIAETDKRHTRLIEANRAQQFYADAAEAEAWMGEQELHMMSEEKAKDEQSALVMVKKHQTLEQALEDYAQTIHQLANSSRLMVTSEHPESERITLRQAQVDKLYAGLKDLAEERRGRLQERLRLTQLKREVDDLEQWIAEREVVAGSHELGQDYEHVTMLRDKFREFARDTSTIGQERVDGVNGLADDLIESGHPENASVAEWKDGLNDAWADLLELIDTRTQMLAASYELHRFHQDAMEVLGRVKEKREGLPSDLGRDLNTVQHLHRQHNTFENDIQALSGQVNQVQDDAARLQKAYAGEKADDIHRSEHAVTSAWEGLLEAGQARRLLLLDTVEKFRFFNMVRDLMLWMDGINLQIDAHDSPRDVSSAGLVINNHQDIKSEIETRADNFTACNEMGNTLINNNHYAADEIREKLAQLQEKRDRINKKWQDKMDHLQIVLEVLQFGRDAYVAESWLAGQEPLVRAAELGTNVDEVESLIKRHEAFEKLAAAWDDRFVLLEKLTTLEEQEIQRRREEEERARRPPTPPPAEEVAQSETESHIHDSAARTSLDQTTLNQSVSVNGVHSDNDTSQGSESESVNGPGRDSGLASSRLEPSATLPSRGGAESEPETMEGMLCRKQEMESHSKKAATRSWQNVYCVLRKGSLGFYKDNKSASNGIPYHGEVPISLGEAVCEVAHDYKKRKHVFKLRLGDGKEYLFQAKDEAEMSSWIRSIQGSIPAGAGDSPGGPRALSRAMTMPPISPSSGDAGGVTMRNKDGKEKDREKRFSFFGKKK, from the exons atgAGCGTGAAGCAGTACAGAAGAAGACCTTTACCAAATGGGTGAACTCTCACTTGGGCAGAGTGACCTGTCGCATCGGTGACTTGTACACAGACTTACGCGATGGCCGTATGCTTATCCGCCTTCTGGAAGTGCTCTCAGGAGAACAGCTG CCAAAGCCCACAAAGGGCCGCATGCGTATCCATTGCCTGGAGAATGTCGACAAAGCCCTGCAGTTCCTCAAAGAGCAGAAAGTCCATCTAGAAAACATGGGCTCACATGATATTGTGGATGGAAATCACCGTCTCACTCTGGGTCTCATCTGGACCATCATCCTTCGTTTCCAG ATCCAAGACatcagtgtggagacagaagacaacaaggagaagaAATCAGCAAAAGATGCCCTCCTGCTTTGGTGCCAAATGAAAACTGCTGG ATACCCCAATGTCAACATTCACAACTTCACCACCAGCTGGAGAGATGGACTGGCGTTCAATGCCATCGTACACAAACACAG ACCCGACttgattgagtttgacaaccTGAAGAGGTCCAATGCTCACTACAATCTCCAGAATGCTTTCAATGTGGCTGAGAAGGAGCTGGGGCTTACCAAGCTGCTGGACCCAGAAG atgttaatGTTGACCAGCCTGATGAAAAGTCCATCATTACCTATGTGGCCACCTACTACCATTACTTCTCCAAGATGAAAGCCCTGGCAGTGGAGGGCAAACGTATTGGCAAG GTTCTTGACTACGCTATCGAAGCAGACCAACTAATAGACAAGTATGAGACCCTGGCCTCTGAGCTGCTGCAGTGGATTGAACAGACTATAGTGACGCTCAATGATCGGCAGCTAGCTAACTCTCTGAGTGCTGTGCAGAACCAACTTCAGGCTTTCAACTCCTATCGGACTGTGGAGAAACCTCCCAA ATTTACAGAGAAAGGAAATTTGGAGGTTCTCCTCTTTACCATCCAGAGCAAAATGAGAGCAAACAATCAGAAAGTCTACATGCCAAGAGAAGGCAAACTAATCTCTGACATTAATAAG GCATGGGAGCGACTTGAAAAGGCAGAGCATGAACGAGAGCTGGCACTAAGAAATGAGCTGATTCGTCAGGAGAAGCTAGAGATGCTAGCTGCACGTTTTGATCGCAAGGCTGCAATGAGGGAGACATGGCTGAGTGAGAACCAAAGGCTGGTGTCCCAG GACAACTTTGGAACTGACCTGGGTGCTGTTGAAGCTGCTACACGTAAACATGAAGCTATCGAGACGGACATTGGGGCGTACTGGGAGCGTGTGGCTGCTGTGGAGGCCGTTGCCAAAGAGCTGGAGGCAGAGGGGTACCATGACGTGCGACGAATACTTGCAAGAAGGGATAATGTGCTTCGACTCTGGGAATACCTCAAAGAACTTCTAGCTGCACGCAGAGAGCGTCTGAATGCTCATCGTGACCTACAGAGACTGTTCCAGGAGATGCGTTACATCATGGACTGGATGGCAGACATGAAG AGTCGTCTGCAGTCTCCAGACAGTGGCAAACATTTGCATGACGTGTTAGACCTCCTGCAGAAGCACACTCTTGTAGAGGCTGATATTTCAGCACAGGCAGAGAGGATCAAGGGAGTGCAGGCAGCTGCACAGCGCTTTACGTCCTATGAACAAG CCTACAAACCATGTGAGCCAGGACTTGTTAGTGAAAAGGTTGAGCAGCTGGGTCAGGCCTATGAGGAGCTTGGTCATCTTGCCGCCAAACGCAGAGAGCGCCTGGAAGACTCCCGGCGACTGTGGCAGTTTATGTGGGATCTCGGGGAGGAAGCAGCATGGATCAGAGAACAGGAGCAGATCCTGGCAAGCGGAGACTGTGGTCGTGATCTCACCTCTGCACTTCACCTGCTCAGCAAACATGAAGCTTTCAGAGATGAGATGGCAGCTCGCTATGGTCCCCTGAGTAACAGCATTGCTGTTGGAGAAGCTTTGGTAAAGGAGGGACACTTTGGAGCACCAGAGGTCACTGAGAGAATCAAAGACATCCGTGCACAATGGGCACATTTGGAGGAG ACAACTAAGCTCAGAGAGCAAAATCTTAAGGAAGCAGTTGCCCTGCACCAATTCCAGACAGATGCCAATGACATGGAGGCATGGATCATGGAGACTCTTCGACAGGTGTCCAGTCAGGAGGTGGGCCATGATGAGTTCTCCACCCAGACCCTGgcaagaaaacagagagagatcGAGGAGGAGATCCAGAGCCACCACCCACTCATCGACTCCCTGCATGAGCAGGCCCAAGCACTGCCACAGGCCTATGTACATTTCCCTGAG GTGGAGGGTCGCCTACCTGCCATTGAGCAGCGCTATGAAGAGCTGGAGTCCCTGTCTGCAGCTCGCCGCCAGGCTCTGGAAGGTGCCCTGGCCCTCTACCGCATGTTCAGTGAAGCTGGTGCCTGCCAGTTGTGGGTGGAGGAGAAAGAACAGTGGCTATACGGCATGGAGATACCCACCAAACTGGAGGATCTCGAGGTGGTGCAGCAGAG GTTTGAGACACTGGAGCCTGAGATGAACAACATCAGCACCCGTGTCACTGATGTGAACCAGGTAGCCCAGCAGCTGTTGAGCTCTGACAACTGCAACAAAGACCAAATCAACCAGACACGAGACCAGCTGAATAACAG ATGGAAGGAGTTTGAAAAGCTGGCTGGTCAGAAGAAACAAAGCCTTGAGTCAGCCCTTAATATCCAGAATTACCATCTGGAGTGTAATGAGATCCAAACCTGGATGAAGGAAAAGACGAAGGTGATTGAGTCCACTCAGGGCCTGGGCAATGACCTTGCTGGAGTAATGGCTCTGCAGCGCAAACTCACTGGCATGGAGAGGGACCTGGAGGCCATTCAG GGCAAATTGGATGACCTGAGAAAAGAAGCAGAGAAGCTAGCCAAGGAACATCCAGAACAGGCTGCAGAGATCCAGGGACGTCTGGCAGAGATTCAAGAGGTGTGGGAGGAGTTGAACGCCACCATGAAGCGGCGTGAGGAGTCACTAGGTGAAGCAAGCAAGCTGCAGGGCTTCCTCAGGGATCTGGATGACTTCCAGTCGTGGCTCTCTCGCACCCAGACAGCTGTGGCCTCAGAAGACATTCCCACCTCTCTGCCTGAGGCCGAGAGTCTGCTCGCCCAACACGAGAGCATCAAGAACGAGGTGGATAACTATAAGGAGGACTATGAGAAGATGCGGGCAGTCGGTGAGGAGGTGACGCAAGGTCAGACAGATGCCCAGCACATGTTCCTGGCCCAGAGGCTCCAGGCCCTGGACACAGGCTGGCACGAGCTGCGACGCATGTGGGAGAACCGCCACAGCCTGTTGGCCCAGGCCTTCGACTTCCAGACTTTCTTGAGAGATGCAAAGCAGGCAGAAGCTTTCCTCAACAGCCAG GAGTACGTGCTGTCCCACACAGAGATGCCTACCAGCCTGCAGGGAGCAGAGGAGGCCATCAAGAAGCACGAAGATTTCCTCACAACCACAGAGGCCAGCGAGGAGAAGATAACTGGTGTGGTGGAAGCTGGACGGCGCCTCATTAATGACTCGAATGCAAACTCTGATAAGATCCAGGAAAAAGTTGACTCCATCCAGGAAAG GCATCTCAAGaataaaaaagctgcaaatgAATTACTGGCAAAGCTTAAGGATAACCGTGAACTTCAACACTTCCTCCAAGATGGACAGGAG CTCACATTATGGATCAATGAGAAGATGCTAACTGCTCAGGACATGTCTTATGATGAGGCCAGAAATCTTCACAGCAAGTGGCAGAAACATCAGGCCTTTATGGCAGAGCTGGCCTCAAACAAAGACTGGCTGGACAAAATTGATAAG GAGGGTCAGGCACTGGTGGCTGAGAAGCCTGAACTCAAACCAGTGGTTCAGCAGACCCTTGAGGACCTACAGCGTCAGTGGGAAGAGCTAGAGGGCACCACCCGCACCAAGGCCCAGTGTTTGTTTGATGCTAACCGGGCTGAGCTCTTCACACAGAGTTGCTCCGCTCTGGATGTCTGGCTGAAAAACCTGGAGGGTCAGCTGCAAAGTGATGACTACGGCAAAGATTTGACCAGTGTCAACATTCTGCTTAAGAAGCATCAG ATGTTGGAGCATCAGATGGAGGTCAGAGAGAAGGAGGTGCAGTCCCTTCAGTCTCAGGCTCTGGCCCTGACCCAGGAGGATGCAGGACTGGCTGAGGTGGATGGCCAGCAAAGACGGGTCACTGACAACTTCTCCGGGCTTCAGGAACCTCTCAAAATGAGGAGACAGCGACTCCTAGCTTCTAAAGAAGCCCATCAATTCAACAGAGATCTGGAGGATGAAATT CTTTGGGTGAAAGAGAGGATGCCTCTTGCGACCTCAACGGATCATGGAAAAGACCTGCCAACCGTTCAGCTTCTAATTAAGAAGAACCAG ACATTGCAGAAAGAGATCCAGGGCCACCAGCCTCGCATTGATGACATCCATAGACGAGGCAAGACTCAGAGCCAGGTAGACGGTGAGAGGCAGTCTGTTCTGGAGGAGCGGCTTGTTGAACTAAGACACCTCTGGGATCAACTGATTGCAGAGACAGACAAGCGTCACACCCGTCTTATAGAAGCCAACCGCGCCCAGCAGTTTTATGCTGATGCAGCAGAGGCAGAGGCCTGGATGGGAGAGCAAGAGCTCCACATGATGTCAGAGGAAAAAGCTAAG GATGAGCAAAGCGCACTAGTGATGGTCAAGAAGCACCAGACGCTGGAACAGGCACTTGAAGATTATGCACAAACTATTCACCAGCTGGCAAACAGCAGCCGCCTCATGGTCACCAGTGAACACCCAGAGAG TGAGAGGATAACCCTACGCCAGGCCCAGGTTGACAAGCTTTATGCAGGGTTGAAAGATCTCGCTGAGGAGCGCCGTGGGCGGCTTCAGGAGAGACTGCGGCTGACCCAGCTAAAGCGGGAGGTGGATGACCTTGAACAGTGGATAGCAGAGAGGGAGGTGGTTGCTGGCTCCCATGAACTAGGACAGGACTACGAACATGTCACT ATGCTGAGGGACAAGTTCCGGGAGTTTGCCCGTGACACCAGCACCATTGGCCAGGAGCGTGTGGATGGTGTCAATGGACTGGCAGATGACCTGATTGAGTCGGGTCATCCTGAGAATGCCAGTGTGGCTGAGTGGAAGGACGGGTTAAATGACGCCTGGGCTGATCTGCTGGAGCTGATTGACACACGCACACAAATGTTAGCAGCCTCATATGAGCTGCACCGATTCCATCAGGATGCCATGGAGGTGCTTGGACGTGTTaaggagaagagagaggggCTGCCCTCTGACCTGGGGCGTGATCTCAACACTGTTCAGCATCTACAcagacaacacaacacatttgAAAATGACATCCAGGCGCTCAGTGGACAG gtgaACCAGGTACAAGATGACGCAGCACGCCTGCAGAAAGCTTATGCTGGGGAGAAAGCTGATGACATTCACAGGAGTGAGCATGCTGTCACCTCTGCCTGGGAGGGTCTGCTGGAGGCTGGTCAGGCCCGCAGGCTCCTCCTGCTGGACACCGTGGAGAAGTTCCGGTTCTTCAACATGGTGCGAGACCTCATGCTCTGGATGGACGGTATCAACCTGCAGATTGATGCACACGACAGCCCCAG GGATGTTTCTTCTGCAGGGTTGGTCATTAACAATCATCAAGACATCAAGTCAGAGATTGAGACCAGAGCAGATAACTTTACTGCCTGCAATGAGATGGGAAATACTCTCATCAACAATAATCACTATGCAGCTGATGAG ATCCGGGAGAAACTGGCTCAACTCCaagaaaagagagacaggattaacaaaaagtggcaagacaagaTGGACCATTTACAGATTG TGTTGGAAGTGTTGCAGTTTGGACGTGATGCCTATGTGGCAGAGTCCTGGTTAGCAGGCCAGGAACCTTTGGTGCGAGCAGCAGAGCTGGGTACAAACGTTGACGAGGTAGAGAGCTTAATTAAGCGCCATGAGGCCTTTGAGAAACTTGCAGCAGCCTGGGACGATCGCTTTGTGCTGCTGGAGAAACTCACTACA CTTGAGGAGCAGGAAATCCAGAGGAGacgagaagaggaggagagagcacGGCGACCCCCAACACCGCCCCCAGCTGAAGAAGTCGCACAGTCCGAAACAGAGAGTCATATACACGATTCTGCTGCCAG aactaGTCTGGACCAGACCACGCTCAATCAGTCGGTGTCAGTGAATGGAGTTCACAGCGACAACGACACATCTCAG GGCTCAGAGTCCGAGTCAGTGAACGGACCAGGCAGGGACAGCGGGCTGGCTTCTTCTCGCCTTGAGCCGTCCGCCACTTTACCGAGCAGGGGTGGAGCAGAGTCAGAGCCAGAAACTATGGAGGGAATGCTCTGTCGAAAACAGGAGATGGAGTCTCACAGCAAAAAGGCAGCTACCAG GTCTTGGCAGAACGTATACTGTGTCTTAAGGAAAGGAAGTCTTGGTTTCTACAAAGACAACAAGAGCGCAAGCAACGGCATTCCATACCACGGAGAGGTACCCATCAGCCTTGGGGAGGCTGTGTGTGAGGTCGCCCATGACTACAAGAAGAGGAAACACGTATTCAAGCTCAG GCTAGGAGATGGAAAGGAGTACTTGTTCCAAGCAAAGGATGAG GCGGAAATGAGCTCCTGGATCCGCTCCATACAGGGTTCCATTCCAGCAGGAGCAGGAGACTCGCCCGGAGGTCCCCGGGCACTCAGCCGTGCCATGACGATGCCCCCCATCTCCCCCAGCTCAGGCGACGCAGGAGGCGTCACCATGCGCAACAAAGATGGAAAAGAGAAGGATCGAGAGAAGAGGTTCAGCTTCTTTGGCAAGAAAAAATAG